ACTACCTTATTTCCTtgattcactgtgtgtgtgtgctgtgtgtgtgtgtgtgtgtgtgcattacacAACAGCATTCCCGTCCCGTGGAGCTGCGTGCGTAAGAGCGGGGGGGAAACTGACGtggcaactccccccccccccccccccccccccccttactatCTTGTGTTATCATAATGACAACACTAGTTTACATTCAAAACCGTTGCTCACTgactgtaatgttattgttttggtAAACGAGGGGGCCCCCTTTATGGCTCCCATGAGGAAACTACGACGGAACTTTCTTGACCACTGGAGGGCAGTAGAGGCAAAGCCAAGACTCGAAACCCCAATCTACTCGTCACTGCACCGTTCGAGTCAGCGGTCAGTCAGTGGCAAGGCCTCTCCTGGCCTGTATACATGCCACCGCCAAGATCCTCTGATCTTCAGGCGTCCATTGCATCGTGTGGTTCAGCGCTCTAAAGCGCTGTTAATTGCTGTGACATTCTCAGGGGAATAGCTGCTGTGGTATGTCACTTGGTACTCCTGACAGTGTCATGCGTGCCTCACTGTTGTGGCGGTGCACCCGTTCATATCTGTGCTTGTCATGTGTACACTTACAAATACCCCAGAGTGACAGAGATGGAAGAGGAGTATCGATGACTGAAGCCATACCCCCACCTGAAGCCATACTCCCATGTGAgaacgttttttttgttttccgtAGTAACCTTGAAGACTTGACAGAAGACGAAGCGATCGCTGTTTACGTGACTTTTTGTTTAGGTGTTGTCTGTCAGTCCGGTGAAGATAACAGCAAAAATGTAAATACCTGTGTCAGAGGGCAAGAAGAAAAGCAACCAGACCCTCTTTTTGCCGTGACTTCCTCCCCAACCCACGCATCTCACCCTGCTCCCCTTCCACATCCTTTGTTTACCAAAGCATGTTTATAAACGGTCCCTACATCTCTTCTCCAACCATGACTCATTCATTCAGAGCTAAATGCAGACCTATCAGCGTAATCATATTTTCGTATAGATTTTCAGTTATCTTTGGAAGTCTCACTTTTACCCAGAGCATTTTGGCGTTGACCTTGACAAACGTGTTATCCACCACACCCATCTTCATAGATTTGAGTTGAAACGTGTGACACATGATGACAAGGCAGTAACAGGGGTCAAGGTTCTTCTTGAGTGTGTTGCTCTCTGTTCATCGGAAACACAACTTCTGCTTTCGCACTGATTTCAGCACAgtttaaatgtaaaagtaaCTTTCGTTCATGTGCACTCCTGTATAATAATCTTAGTGTGCTCATTTAGCCGGCTCATCGTCCACAACCTCTTTGTGTGATAAGAACCCAAACTTGAAAGCATCACACATCCAACAAACATACACTCCAAAGACTACCACAGAATGCCCTCAACTTGAACATATTTACATCTGACACAAACAGTCCCTAATCACAGATTTCATTCAGTAAACATTGGAGCAAACGATGGCGTCAGAAGATCAAGATGGTGACGCAAAAGTTAAGGTCTCAATAATCTAGTTTTGGTTTTACCAGGGCTGGCTCCTGAGGGACATTTCAGCTGCGAACCATAACGGGCGGCCAGCATTCAGACCATACGTGACCAAGTGTCAACAGGAAGGTATCAGGGCCAGGTGTCACATCCTAGTGCTGGCTCATTAGCGAAAAGCTAACTCACCCAGCACCGACCAACCAAAATCAAATTATGAACAACTCACTGACTGAATAATCCGGACCAAACCCTCTTCGCCAGCGCAGACTGACCCAGTGCCGACGCCGCATGTGGAGCGAGCTCCGGCTCATGTTGTGGTTTCCGATAACAGACCTAGCCAGCATGAGGTGTGTTTTCAGACAACAGGAACTCCCCCCTAactacccccacctccaccccacctccacaaTCCACCCTCAACCCTTACCACCACCACCTTGGGTTCCTGTAAtcatacatgaatatataagCTTGATAGGAGTGTCTACTTTGTCACATGCTCTGGTATGAAAACATAAATGACTGTCAGTGAGTGAGCCACATTAGTGGATATTATTCATGTAGTAAATGGGTGTGTCTTGACCTCTAGTCAATTAAGACATTGACTACAGTGGGAACAAAACATGTAAAGTTTTGCAAGTGCGTGATTGAATGATCTTCGCAATGAATTTtttcacacactgttgtccaTTGTGTTTTACTTGTATATTCATTCTTTTCTCATTTCCCCCACATGCATCTGCATGGGGGATCAATACAGTGTTATATAATCACATCTTATTTCAGCTTGGACCGTTACTGACCAACCTATTACGGATGATTCAAGGCTATTCATTTTccatgggtctctctctctctcaccatcccaGGGAGATTCATTATTTCACTAAATTGTATTACGTGCTGAAAGCAGACACTGATTAAGCTTCGGTCAACTGCGTGGGAAACCTGAGCCAATCTTCAGCGCAGCAGCAAAGCCAAACATGGATTCCTATCAAGACCTGCTTGGCATAACTTACATGTATAAGACATGGTGTTGCTAAATAGGAATTTCCCACCTTGATAGGTGCATAGATACTCATTGTATGCATTGatcatttcagtacaatggaaaTATTTGCATGTGATCTCCAATGTTGATCTGACAACCTGAGTGGGTGAAAGTGCAGGTTTGTCATGTTGCCAGGTATTGTTTATTCAAACTGGACCAACAACAGTTCTTAGCAATAACACAAAATGAAAATGACTAAATTCAATAAAAATGTAATCGCATTTTCACAGTTCGGATCGTCATCTTATTGCACCAAACATATGAAACCCAACTGTCATCAAGGAAATTCTGGAATTTCCACCAAATTATGGACTGGTAACTTCCTTTACACCATTAACAGTTGCTAGTTATACATGTATTGCAGGTGGGAATAAAAGTTTGAGCCCTAAAGTTATTTCACAGAAATACAAACAGATTTAAAACCAAAAGCTGACCACCTGCATGCAGCCCTACTCCATCCAGCCCAACATGGATGGGAAATGTGGACGTTTTTACAGTAAGTGTTTGACAGAGTTTGTGTATCCACAAACTCAGCGTAGGGCCTCATCTGACCAAACTGCTCATCTTGTCTCATCATAACACAATGAGAGAGTGGTACGACTGCCTTATATGGCTCCGGAAAGCCAGGGTACGGTCATGCACACGAGCGACACGTCAGACCACAGACACGGGTGGGTTCCactccagagaagaggtggagaCTCGAAATCTAAACATAGGATCTGGCGGAAGACATTCCTCCTCGGAGAAGGGCAGTGAGCGGTAAAATCAACTGCTAAACATAGCAGGGTCAGAGCTGCAGGGTGTTGATGGACACACGGACACGCACAGAGGCAAAAGCTCAAGGGGTTGAAGCTGGTCTTTTTTTTAATATCTCGCTGTTAGCCTTTCCTTCAACTTTGGTTTTGTACCGTAGGGCACAGATCTACACAGGTAGAGTCAGCGCAAACTTTTGCAATGTTTGATAAGAACCACAACTGTGTGCGTGACATTTTAACAACGTGGTGAGTACCACAAAACACTGTGCCACTAAGGTGACCACATACAGTGCAACGTGTGAGGATTTGTTGTTTCGCTGTTGCGTGGTGACAGGAGGACGATTCACAGCAGTCACTAGTACAGCAAGTTCTAATTGCTCAGTTAGAAGGACACGTCCCATCATCATTGGTTGGAGGGAAGCAGACTTGACAGAAAGTATGAGCTCACAGTTTGTCCTGGGGCAGGTACTGTCAGTACAAGTTGTCACCTCGAGTACAACACCAAAACAGTCAGATTTAGCAAGACGTTAAGGTAGAGTAACCTGACATGATACCGGACGCATTAGTCACAAAATATCATACCAACTGAAAATGTATCAGCTGTGAAAGCATAAATTCAAATGAAGATATGACTAATTTACCACAGAGATGAGATCAATGTAATGCATGACCTTTTGGGACGACAGATAGTAAAACCAACCAGCCAAGGTGATTTAACCTACCAGATACGGTgggagccgtgtgtgtgtgtgtgccgtgacCGGCAGGTGAACTTCATCACCAATCAGCGGTGTCATCTACACACCGGGTCCTGACACAGTGGCGAGCCAGAGGGCAGCCGTTTCCGGTGGCCCCGCCTCCATCACCAGCGCCTGAGCAGCAGCACGTAACTCCGGCAGGCGGTCCCGCGTCCGAGCTGCTGGCGCTGGCGGCGGTGTCCGCTGGCACACGGtgggaaacccccccccccccccggcgatCTTCTGATCCCCTCCAACCACGGAGCCCACGGACTCAACACgcttgttacacacacacaaagacagatttGTTCACCCGCTCTTCTCATAGACGGGAACCTGGACATGCCAACTTCTGTTGTGcagcagtcctccccccccccaggctactAGGAAAACGGGGGGGACACTAATAATGCGCACGCACAATCAGGTCATTTTCCTGCTGTCACCGGCCAAGTGAAACTACGTGTGACAGATAGTCCTATGCCTGTTCTTTGATGTGATGGATTAACGGCGTGAAGGGGGCAGGACAGAAGTCTGATTAAGATGACAACTGATCCACATGACTCAATTAAtctcagtgtgtgcgtgttatcgTCTGTTCAAGAGTGCGCGCCCGTTTACGTGCgtatgggatgtgtgtgtgtctgtgtgtcactgtgtattGTTCAGTCTTCTTCCAGTGAAGTAACAGACACTGATATTAGCCTTCAAGTCTCCACTGGTATGTCAGTCAAACTGTTTTTCTGGATAGAAGTGATAAGAATATTTAGCCTATTATGTTTGGATGAGGGTTTTAAAGAAAAATCACCACAATCATAATTTCTGTTTTGGATTCAGACAGAAATAATTTCTCACGTTTCAcataaaatattaaaatgtaCCCCAAAAAATTTACTTTTAAGTGGACTTTTGTCAAGGAAGTAATTTAGAAAGTAGTTGCCCATCTTTCTTTAGTTTGGTTTATAACTGGAACATCCAAATATCATATTTCAGTAGTTGCCTTCTTGTTAAATAGCGGCAACAAGGTTTTGTGtcattttgtgtgtatgtgtgtgcgcgtgtgtcacATTCTTAAAGGACAACATATTCACAATGTAAATAACCAACTGTTTTATTTATCACATCTGAAAGGCAGTACAACAGAGGATAAAACACTTTAAGACACTTATGGGGACATTGCTGTGCAAAAATAACATTTTGTAAATCAGTACAGAATCAACTTAGGCTTTGTTTTCAGTTTCTCATCAAACTATGTTATTAGCTTTACAATGGCAGGTGGAATGTAACAGTTAGATTGTAAACTATAAATTGTCGGATAATTCAAGTATTTATGTTAGAGATCTTTCTGatggaaacatttaaaaaataaattaaaaaacataacaaatattaataacagtGCAGTTCAGAGGTccaaaatacaataaataaacaCTTATAAATACAACAAAGACAAGAATCTATCTAAATTGACTAAATCTGTACaaaatatgtataaaaaaatattgcaaCAAATCTAGACTTgtataaatacaataaatatatatataaataaatcattTTAACCACAAATCTCAAATCTAAGTGTTATAGCTCAGTTGACCTTTCTTTCAGAATGACAGTTGGATTGACCTCCCTCCCAACCGCCTGTGCTGTGCTTGAGTTGATGGTGAAGGACCCTGTTTCTTTTACATCAGGCACTTGGAAGGACGCCACGGGACACGGGCCCTTGACGTTGTTGCATACTAGCCTCTGCAGTGAGGCCGTGTTAACGATATCATAGCCCACGCTGCCACCAAAGGTGCTGGGCTTCCAGTACTCTGGAGAGCAGATGGGGTTTCCCATCAGACCTTTCAGGGAATAAGGGGCTCCCATCTCAACCATCGTCTCCCCAAATATGGCGTTGTCTCTAGGCTTCTCCACCAGCAGGCCTGGGTAGAGTTCCACAGCATCCACATGTCCATACATTTCCTCCAGCAGTCCagccatctccttctctcctgaagcacacacacaaacagacggaTGGGTTAAGTACAGTTACCGGCTCTGACTTCTCTATTTCTTCTCTGTTGCCTGACATACATATAAAATATACGTTGTTATCTATAAATGTTATCGTTATGACAATTGGGCCATGAATACACGTTCAAAAGATGCCACACGCTATCGTCATAGGTGAATCCTCATCTTCACAAATTCACATTGCTGTCGTTGAGGCAGTGCAGAGCAGCTGAACTCCTGGAGGTCTAACTGAGTGTTTACATCCACATCTCTGCCTCTACAAACTGCTTACACTATCTGGTGCTTCAGAGCACATCTGTCCTCTTAAgtttcctttttccaaaaccgATAAAACTCTTAGGAATCTTAAAGAAAAGGGCAATGCTGTATTCACAAAGAAATAGCAAGCGGATGTTCCTATTGCCATGACTCCCATTCGTGTCTTTGTCTCACCTGTTATGTCTTCGAAGGAGCTGTAGGGTTTCATGGAGAATCGCTTCCTGTATGCGTTGAGGGACTGATAGCGCATCTTCCTGCTGTTCTCGATGGATTTGATGGCCACGTACATGACTGCTCCTGGAACGTTCCGGCCTCCGGCCACCTGGTGAAAAgaacagaggtcagaggtcacgactGGTCAGTCCAAAAGAACAACACTCGGATCTCCAGAGTGAACACACAAGACAAAGATCACGGAATGAAGCTGACAGACTAAGGACTCCTTTACTATAATCGTCACTATATAAATCGGGGTCATGCAGGGACCCGGGTTTGATTCCGGTTCGGGTcctctgcatgtcttccccgccctctctccctctctcccatactCCTCCTGTCTATCTCTTACTGCCTCTGTCCAATAAAGCCATAAAAAAAGgcccaaaatatatatttgaaaatACATCAATAATAACAGTCACTACATCACCATAATGATACTCGCATATATTTTAAGTGTAGCAACTGCTTGTGTGACAGCGGTGTCCCTGAAGGAGGTGAGTCTTACCCGTCCAGACACCTGCTTGGTGAAGGAATCCACCAGGTGATTGATGCCGTGCTCCGTCACCACTGACGTGTTGAAGACAAACTGCTTGTAGTTGTACTCCTGGTCCTCGATGAGGAAGCTGTCAGGCATGAGAGGGTGCCAGTGATACAAGGTGTTGAACTCGGATGAAATACGGTTCTGGTACTGGAACTGCTGCTTGAAGAGAAGCTCTGGGTCGAACTTGAGCTTGAAGTTGTAACCGCTGAGGTGCTGGACGTAGTCCTCGATTACGATCTTGATGGTCTCACCTATGGTAAAGGATCAGGGTAACGTAACAGTTTTTGTTCAGCTCATGACACATTTATTTGAGCTTGGCAAATTAAAACTGGGATCAAATCCAACAATTCTATGTCAGCAGAACGAGTTTCCCCTTTCTGAAATTACAGACGGTCATAAATGATCTTATCCGTTACGATAATGTTTAAGTAGTGTGGTCACAAGACAAATATTAGAGCAGGAAGAGTTCTGTTTAAAACCTTGGGGAATCATTTTCCAGTTCAAGGCTTTTTTATAGAGCAGGGGTCAAGTTCAGTTCGAATAAACTTGTTTGATTGTCAGCCTGACTTTGATATAGAGTAAAACAATAAATCTAGACAATAACCCAATTTCAATCAGTTACAAAAACATACTACACTTCCTatattattttaaaaaaaatcaatcaATTAAGCAACCCACCAATCAGAATGAGACGAGCGGTCTGGAAGAGCCTATCATCATCCCAGTCAGGATGGATCTCCttcatgacatcacacacacgatTGTGTTCACGCAGCCAAATCGTGGCATACATCATCAATCCCGGGACCAATCCGAACGCCTCGTGTCCCACGGCGAAGCGATCTGATTGGGCGATGTGAGGGGGGTAGTGCATCTCCACACCGACCTCGCTCACCAGAGGGGGGTACACCTCTCCGTCCACCACCTGTGAAGGGCGAGCAAGAGATGATTATCTGTCAGCTGGGAGAAGATGAGGTGATTATCTGTCAGCTGGGAGAAGATGAGGTGATTATCTGTCAGCTGGGAGACATGCAGATCAGGGGGTGGTGTTCAGGTGTGCCTGCAGTGGAGAGCAGATGTGTTCCATACCTGATATCTCATCTTGCCGTCCTTCATGAGTCTGAGTTTGTGCTGCCTCTCCAAGGTGTCCCCGTAAATATGAGAAAGATCCACCTGAAAAGCAGTCAAGAAATGAAATGTGAATtcacattctttttttcttttttttaatcggGCGTAACAAGTCTTCCTATGACGGATTCCCACAGTGTTGTGGTGTTCGAACCCATGCTCACCCCGTGACCCTGGGCTTTGGTGAAGGCAGGTCCTTTCTTCATGTCCGACTTGAAGAACTGATGGGTGAAGTGCTGGGCGAAGAAGGCAAACATCAGGCTGGATCCCTGGGGGTCGGGGATGAAGGCCCTCCTCTGGAGCAGCTTCTCAGCCAGCAGGGTAGCGTCCGGTAACTCCTTCTTTCCTGCAACACAGAGCGCGGTTGGTTAACAAAGCAGTGACGTTTCAGCTGATTGGATCTAACAAGATGAGACTCTGGATAGGACTTTCAAATCGTAGATTCTCGGTTTGGGCGGCGGGTTTCAATTCACATGAACGTTTAATCATTCTCTTTGGGATCAACTATGAAGCAACAAACATTGTGCGTCTTCCCCTCTTAGGCTTGCAGTGCAACAATTTCCCGTACTTAACACAACAAAGATAGCTTAACATGTTGCGATGTGATATCCCCTCACAATGAGAGTCTGCCTGATCGACAGGAACTTTCTGTCATGTGCGGTCTATGTTCCAGGAACAAGCTTTTCTTGCTCAGCGTTAAAGAATCTGTGAGAACAGGTTTTGGGAAAAAAACAAAGGGAGAGGGAACTTACCTACTACCCCCATTGGGGTAGGACAGTCTTTGGGGACCGGAGGCAGGGTGCGGGTATAGTAGGAGAGATTGGAGTAAGATTCCCAGCTTTTGTAGTGATAGTCTGCATTGTAGGTTGGTGGGCTGTCAATCAGATGAGATCGAGCTGTGGAGAGGATAAACGAATGTAGCACAGTCATTTTTTACGTCATTACAACGTAGGCGCTGTTTATTTCCATGATTTAGTACGTTTAATTAAAGGGCATAATTTGAGACTTGAAGTCTCTGAAGGTCTAAGACTATAAAGAGCAGCTGTGACAACGGTAAAGTTAGACTTACATGTCAGCACATATTTCATGATAGCGTCTCTGAGGAAAGAAATGTTGTTGATAATGTTCCAGAGTCCTTTGAAATGGGTGAGAAGGTAATGCACCGTGTTGGGGGTCGGCTTCAGTGTGATTTTTATCCACGTGAAAAATTCAGCTGTCAAATGAAAATGTCAAGGTCAAACAACGTTAATtattaaaatatttttctgAGATAACACATTGCTCCAATTCGTTATTttgctttttctcttttttaatGTTAAGACGATTACTTACGTGTGGTGCAGTTCTGGCCGTAATATCCTGTGCGCGTACAGTCGCACTCGTAGTCATCAGCTCCCATAGCTGTACACACACCGCGGTTTTGGCATGGTTGGGAGCAGCAAGGATTACCTGTAAAAGAATCGTCAGTTTAGTCAGTTTATAAATTAACATACATGTTCAGTAATCATTTTGTCAAAATAAAAACGATAAATTATTATTTGAAAAGACTAACCAAAACTATCTTTAATAATTGATGATACATGCCTACGTTTAAGAATATTATAAAATATTGTAGAATGCTATATTGAGAATGTTTTCCCACTGTTACATTTAGTATTGTAAGAAACGTATTCTAGTGTCGGTACTTACCCCCCTCGCAGACAAGTATGCCCAGTGTCAAAAGTAAAACCGCAGCTATGCTTCTGTTCATTCCCATGCCTCTTCTGATACCGCGCTTCTGTTTTCAATTCACTCCAGAGGAGACCGTTTCTAAGATTGTGAATGGACCAACAAAGCTCGAGCTCATTCCTTTATATTGCTAGAATGACGTAGCAGCTACTCCTACCTCCTTTGCCGCGTGCTAGTTCAAACCTCGGAGCTCAGCCTATTGAATGAAACAGCTCGCCAAAGAATTGACCAGTGGCAAGCATTTGTCATCGCCATACCAAAAAACTTTGTTCATAATCAAGACTCTGAGATTAATGACTAATCAGTGTTGCATACGTATGTGATTCAGTGGAATTAACATTTCGATAATGTGTAGGCTTGGAATTAACAACTCAACCTACATAAATTGTAGTGATACGAGACTGACATTTGAGTTGTTTAAATGTCATACTATACAATATATGGTATCTGCCTAAACGCCATAATCTTTAGTATCCTATAAATTATGTTATTTGTAAAGTATGTTGAGGTTTAATGGCATACTTTTGAGAGAACTGTGATGAAGAGATGCGTAATGGAATCTcgctacaacaacaaaaaaacattccgTGTGTAGTGTAGGTTATTTTGTTATATTCATATATCAGATGTGATGATCCCCAATCGCATATTTTGTGTACAGCCACCTTGGCTTTGCACGCCCTCGTGTGGTTAACTCACACTCTAAAGCCATATTTCCCAAATAATGGACATGGCTATGCGGAAGAAGGGTCACACTTGGAAATTCCGCACCTCAGAGTACGCTCTTCTCTCCTGAGTTAAAGCCGTGGCAGGTTCACCGCGTATCTCTGTCATTCTTTTTgtctatgtttttttgttttgtttacaataAATCTTATTAGAGAAATGACCAGTCACTGTTCAATGGTCAGATATCCCCATGAAaactttctcttctttctctttgaaACTTCGATTTGACAAAGATACTTCCTATATTCTTGAAGTTGAGAATTGAGTGACGGGGTGTGAACGCCGTTCCAGAAACTTTCGTAgcacctcctccatctctttccccgTGCACAGTGGACTGCAAAGCATGTCATATTGTCCAGGATTAATGATTACAGTAAAGTTCTCATCTCAAGGTACGTAGAAAAATAGGTACAAAATAGCACATGTTTGATGATTACACCAATGGCGTTAATGGCGTTTTTGTTTCTAAATTGATATTTTGACGGTGCGCATTTGCTCACTGTTGGCACCAAGACAGGCTTTTACATGTTTTTACGTAAGAGCGGATACAAAGACTGGTTTTAATGTATTGGCACGTCGGCCACATTCTTTATCGTTTTCTGAATAATACAACATATTATCTGTAGTGGCAGATGGAATTGTTATTTAGACAAAACATCTAACTCTAACGTTGATCCATTCGTTGCCATTGCTTGTAGCCATTTTGGTAAAGATCAGATATGGAACTCAAACATATTTGCCCACATTCACTTATTTGGGAGCATTTAGGGGTGCGTTTGGTACCTGCATCCCAGCAAATTAGTAATTATACTTTTGTTCGTGGTTTGATCCGTAATCATTTTGTGCAATTGCAACGAACTGGGATTATGGTGGTATATGATACTTTGAGTTGTACATTTCATTGAAGAAACCCTGGTTTTGGTATATCTGTGTGTTCATAAACAATACAATAATACGTAGATTAATACAACAATCCGTAAAAACGTTGAGAAGTTTGAGTGTGTTGATGACAGTGTGGGACaagtgagactagatgtgacaTCTTCTTAGTAGGCCTACGTGGTATTTTGGGACAGAAGTGATGTGCGCTCGTTGAGCACATTCAGAACTTGGACCATCTATGCAAACTACGTGACCAGCACAGCGGATACACGATACGTGCTTGAACTCCTCGCAGAAATGTTACGCTTTGTTAACCAACCGAGAAAAGCCTCACTGACCTTGCTTTGCTATTTAcaggaatacacacactcacacacacccccacacacgcacgcacacgcattaACATAGAAACGCGCACACAATCGCAcacccaccttctctctctcacacccccccacacacacaaaaacaaatgcaaattCATCACACCAACCAACAGGGCAATATCTATCATGAAGTTGCGCACACTTCCTCTCAGCGCGGCCACATCTATTAATAGCCCAGCACTTTTGACCAGTTAATGTACAGTAGCAATTATAATCAACAGGTGTGTTGAAATCGTTTGTGCCTTATACCTTAGCACTTCTGTGTTAGAACTCTTGTCATGTTTTTATCCGAATAACCTGTCTTACTTGACACTCCACCTC
The sequence above is a segment of the Hypomesus transpacificus isolate Combined female chromosome 26, fHypTra1, whole genome shotgun sequence genome. Coding sequences within it:
- the ptgs2b gene encoding prostaglandin G/H synthase 2, coding for MGMNRSIAAVLLLTLGILVCEGGNPCCSQPCQNRGVCTAMGADDYECDCTRTGYYGQNCTTPEFFTWIKITLKPTPNTVHYLLTHFKGLWNIINNISFLRDAIMKYVLTSRSHLIDSPPTYNADYHYKSWESYSNLSYYTRTLPPVPKDCPTPMGVVGKKELPDATLLAEKLLQRRAFIPDPQGSSLMFAFFAQHFTHQFFKSDMKKGPAFTKAQGHGVDLSHIYGDTLERQHKLRLMKDGKMRYQVVDGEVYPPLVSEVGVEMHYPPHIAQSDRFAVGHEAFGLVPGLMMYATIWLREHNRVCDVMKEIHPDWDDDRLFQTARLILIGETIKIVIEDYVQHLSGYNFKLKFDPELLFKQQFQYQNRISSEFNTLYHWHPLMPDSFLIEDQEYNYKQFVFNTSVVTEHGINHLVDSFTKQVSGRVAGGRNVPGAVMYVAIKSIENSRKMRYQSLNAYRKRFSMKPYSSFEDITGEKEMAGLLEEMYGHVDAVELYPGLLVEKPRDNAIFGETMVEMGAPYSLKGLMGNPICSPEYWKPSTFGGSVGYDIVNTASLQRLVCNNVKGPCPVASFQVPDVKETGSFTINSSTAQAVGREVNPTVILKERSTEL